CGGCCGGTCGGCGAGCCGCGTCACGGCCTCGGTCAGCGCCAGTGCGGCGCGCTGCTCGTCGCTGAACCAGGGCGTCTCACGCCACGCGGCGACGGCGTGCACCTGGTCGTCGGTCACGCCGTTCCGGCGGGCCTGGTGGACACCGCCCGCCACACACGGGCCGCAGCCGTTGAGCTGGCTGGCCCGGAGGTGGCTCAGCGCCAGCAGCCCACCGTCCACTCCGGACCCCTCGATGGCCCGGTTGACCGCCATCAGTGCTTCCATCGCGCCGGGGACCAGCATCGCGGGGTTCGGCATGCGTTCGGTGGACATTCGCTTCCTCCTTGGTCGGGGTGTCTCGCTGACAGGAGCAATCCGACCACCCGCGCACCCCGGCCCGCGTCCTCCGTGGGACACCGTGGGACACGCGGAAACGCCCTCACCAGCACAAACGAGGCTTTGATCCGGTTCGCCGGGGCGGGACGGCTACGGTGTTCCGCGTGTCCAGCCCTCAGGAGCGGCTGGTCGCCCAGCTCGCCAAGATCAAGGAGCTGAGCGGCCTCAGCCTGCGTGCCCTCGCCACCAAGGCGGGGTTGAGCAGCTCGTCGCTGTCCCGGTACCTGACCGGCAGGCTCGTCCCGCCGTGGGAAGCGGTCGTGGCGTTGTGCCGGGTGGTGGCGCGGGATCCGCGCCCGCTGCGCCCGCTGTGGGCCGAAGCGACCAAGGCCGGGGCGGCGCCGCCACCGCGCCGCAACGACCTGCCCGCCGACCTGTTCGACTTCACCGGCCGGGAAGCCGAGTCCGCGCGGGTCGAGGAGCTGCTGAGTACCGCGGGCGCGGTCGCGATCGACGGCATGGGCGGCGTCGGCAAGACCAGCCTCGCCGTGCACGTGGGCCACCGGCTGGCGTCGGCGTACCCGGACGCCGGGCTCTACCTCGATCTGCACGGTTTCACCCCGGGCCAGGAACCGCTGGAACCGCGGACCGCGCTGGGGAGGTTGCTGGCCGCGCTCGACGTCACGCGGCCACCGGACGACACCGCCGAGCGCGCGGCGCTGTGGCGGTCGGAGCTGTCCCGGCGGCGGGCGCTCGTGGTGCTGGACAACGCGGTCGACGCCGAGCAGGTGCGACCGCTGCTGCCCGGTGCCGGGAAGTCGGCGGTGCTGATCACCAGCCGCCATCGGCTGGTCAGCCTGGACGGGGTGCCGCCGGTGTCGCTGGAACCGCTGGCCGACGCCGACGCGGCGGACCTGTTCGGCCGCGCGGCCGGGCTCGCGCTCGCCGGGGAGGACGCCGTCGGCCAGGTGCTCGAGCAGTGCGGCGGGCTCCCGCTGGCGCTGCGGATGGCGGGCGCCCGGCTCCGCCACCGTCCGGGTTGGACGGTGGCGGTGCTCGCCGAACGCCTGCGCGACAACGCCGGGCGCTTCGACGCGGTGTTCGGCATGTCCTCGCAGCAACTGGACGCGACCCAGCGGCGGGTGTTCCGGTTGCTGGGGGTGCTGCCGGGGGAGGACTTCGACGCGGCGGCCGCCGGCGCGCTGGCCGGTCTGCGCCCGGCCGAGGTGGACGCGGTGCTGGAGGAACTGGTCGACGCCCACTTGGTCCAGGAGCTTTCCCCGGGCCGGTACCGGATGCACGACCTGATCCGGCGTTACGCGGCCGACCTCGCCGCCGAGGAGGACGCGGGGCAGGCCGACGCCGCCGTGCGCCGGGTGCTGGACCACTACCTCGCCCAGGCGGTCGCCCACGAGCAGACGTTGCCGTCACCGCATCGCGCGCAACCGTCACCGGGGGATCCGGCGCGGGCGATGGCCTGGTTCGACCTCGAATACACAAACCTGATCGCCGCCTTCGACGCGGCCGTGCGGCTCGGCGTGGACGAGGTGGTGGCGGCACTGCCGCAGGCCATGCGGGTCTGGTTCTTCCGGCACCGCGGCACCGACGACCAGGCCCGGCTACTCGAAGCCGCCGCGGCCGCCGCGGGACGGCTGGGACGTGGCCAGGAACGGGCTTCGCTGCTCTCGGACCTGGGCTTCACCCGTGCCGCCGCCGGCCGCCTCACCGAGGCGTTGTCCGCCTACGACCAGGCCGAACGGTCCGAACCGGACGACCAACTCGCCGCCGGTCTGGCGCTGCGCCTCGGCTTCGTGCGGCGCGATCTCGGCGACCTCGACGCGGCGCGGACGCAGTTTCGCCGGGCACGCGAGTTGTTCGAAAAGCTCGGGCAACGGCCCGGGCAGACCCAGGCCTTGGCATTCGACGGCTGGGTGACCTTTCACCTCGGTCAGCCCACCGAGGCCATCGAACTCGCGCGCGCTTCCGTGGCCATGGCCGACGGACCCGGGCGGATCACCGGCTTGGTCACGCTCGGTGTGGCACTCGCGCCGGACGACCCGGCGGAATCACAGCGCGCCCTGCACGAGGCCCTGCACTTGGCCGAGCAGCACAACTTGCAGCACAACCAGGCATGGTGCCACAACTACCTCGGGGTGGCGTTGCGTGTCGCGGGTTCACCGGAGAAGGCGCTCGAACACCACCGGCGGGCTTTCGAACTGCTGGAACCACTGGCCGAGGTGCAGCTGGAGATCGACTGCCTGCACAGCTACGCCGAAACCTGCCGTGCCGCCGGTCGCTCCGAGGAAGCGCTGGCTCTACTGGATCGCATCATCGAACTCGCGCGGAAACTGAACCGGCCTCACGACGAGAACCTCGCCCGCACCGCACGGAATGCCATCGAGAACAACCGCTGACCACGCTCACCGAGACCGTGGCGGTTTGGCTTTCAGCAGGCGAATCGAGGCGGAGAGGCAGCTGGCGCAGGTGGCGATGTGTTCTTCGGCGTCCGGGTCCCGGTGGCGTGATCGGGGTTCACCGAGCCAGATGCGCGTCTGGGGCCAGGCCGGGCAACGGTCCGCGAAGGGGGTTCGCGCTTGAATGTCGGCGCGGACGCGCTTGATCAGCGCGGCGGCGCCGCCGGGTGAGGTGCCCAGCACGGCAGCGAGGTCCTCAGTGGACGATCGTCCGGTTTCGAGGTGCCAGAGCACGAGTTGCCAGCGCGGTGGGAGTTGCCGGAAGGCCGTGTCGGCGAGCTGGGCATACCACCGGCGGACCAGGTTTTCTTCCGCTGTCGGCACGCCGGGTTGATCTCCGGCCAGGCGATGGATGGTGGCCAGCAGTTGGTGGAGGCCCTTGGCGAAACCGTGCGCGTGCTCGGCGTGTCGTTGGCACAGCACTCCGTAAGCCAGCAGGTTGCCCGCTCGCACCGCGTCCATCAGGGCCGCGTCGGTCAGTCTTTCGTTGGTGGTCGGAGGCAACGCGCTGGTTCTCCTTGTTCGTTTCCGGCTTTCCGGCGAAACGTACCGGGGTACCCGGTCGGCGAAGATCATCGGCTGCGCGAAAAACCGTGAGTGGTCCTTTGTGCTCTCCGAGCCGTCGTGGTGCTCACACTTTCGGCTGACCGGCCCCGCGTGGTTTTGACCGAGCGAAAATGGTCAAGAAGTTCGAACGGCGCTGGCAACGGGGCCGGGTCAGGCCCGGTGCGAGAGGCAGCACGAAGAAGGCGCCGGCCGCAGTCCGGTCGCGTTGTACCGGGACGGTGCTCAGTTCTACCGCGCCAACCTGCCGGCGACCTTTCCGGTGCCCGGCGGTGTCATCGAGGTCGCGACCAGTGCCGTCGGGCTCAAGCGCATGCACTTCGTGCCCGAGCACGGCGAAGAGCGGGCACTGCGCCCTCACCGCAGTTCGCAGGAAGGGCTGCGGGCGAGGTTCGAGCAGCGGCACCCCCGCCGGTGCGCTCGCCGCGATGGAATGGGCGCTGCGACTCCGCTGCAACAGGTTGATCGACTCGGTCACGTCCTGATCAAGGTCTTGCCGCGGTGAGCGCGATCCTGCGATGCTTGCTGACAACGCGCAGCTGACAACGTTGTCATACGGGTGGAGACCATGAGCACTGAGCCTTCTCGCCGGAGAGTCCTGCAAGCTTTCGGCGCGGGCGGGCTCGCGCTCGTGGCCGCCGGGCTGGTGACACCCGCCGCCCGGGCGCGGCAGTCCACGGCACTCGAGGGACGGCGTGGACCAGCCCCGGACGAGGTGGCGGCGACCTACCACGCGGCGCTGCTGCGGCACACACGCTGGGCCGAGCAGCAGTTCGACCAGGCCGCGGGGATCTACCCGGCCAAGGACTTCACCTTCGCGGTCGTTCTCGGCAACGCGGTGCTGCTGACCCGCGACGGTTACGACGCGACGGTCGCGGGCGTCGAACGCGACGTGCTGCACCGGCACACCGTCGACACCATCCGGCACTTCGCCCGGTCGAACCGGGTGACCGGCGGGACCGAGTGGGGACGCAGGCTGTTCTTCGACACCACCTTCCAGTCCTACTTCCAGCTCGCCGGCCGCCTCCTGTGGGCGGACCTCGACGCCGCCACCAGGGCGAATCTGGACCGGATCGCGATCGGCCAGTCGGACTACACCGCGGACCTGGGCTCCGGCGACGACCCGATGTCCGGCGACTGGACGCCGCGTGGCCTCTCCGGCGGGTACGCCGGGGACACGAAGCTGGAGGAAATGGGCGTCTACACCCAGGCGCTGGCCCCGGGCATCGCGTGGGCGCCGTCGGAGCCGCGGGCCGCCGCGTGGCGGGAGTGGTTCGGCCGGTGGAGCCGCAACGAAGCCGGTCTCCCGCCCGCGGACCTGGCCAATCCGCGACTGGTCGACGGTGTGCCGATCTCGGCCAACACCGCGGAGAACCTGTACGACACGTTCCTGGTCGAGAACCACGGCTCGTTCGGCCCGCACTACCAGGAAGAACTGTGGCGCACGTCCGGGCGCAACGCGCTGCACTTCCTGCTGGCCGGGCAGCCGCTGCCGGAGGTGCTCACCGCGCAGCCCAACGGTGAACGGCTGTGGCACACCATGCTGCTGATGGCCAGCGACGCGGGCGAGCCGCTGATGCCGATGGTGGCCGACCGCGAGCACCTCTACGGTCGCGACGTGCTCCCGCTCGCCTTCCGGGCCCAGGTGCTCGGAGATCGTTACGCGGCAAGGGCGGAGGCACAGCTGGCCGAGCGTCTTCAGCCGTACCAGGCATACCCGCCGGTCGATCGGCTCACCAAGTTCTCCGGTGAGCCGAAGTACGAGCCCGAAGCCCGGGCGGAGATCGCGATCAGCTACCTGCTGCACGAATGGCGGGCGAGCCACGGCGGCCCGGTCGAGCCGGTGAGCCAGGCGGAATTCGACGCACATGCGGTGGGCACGCGCGACTTCGGCGCCGCGCCGGGATTGCTGGTTCACCGGTCGCCTGCCGCGTGGGCGGCGGCGGTGAGCAAACCCGGCTACACGAAATTCGCCTGGCAACCGCGCCACGACGACTGGTTGTTCGGCGTCAGCGGCTCCACGCCTATGTTCCTGCCGTCGACGTCTTTGAAGGTGACCGAGCGGCACGCCGTGGCCTGGACAAAGGTGCGCCACGGTTTCGACGCGACCGCGGCGGTGCTGAAGTTCGACAACGGTTACGCCGGTTTCGCCACCCTGCCCTCCGGCGCAGCGGTCTACGCGACCACCGGCCTGGCGGCGGGGGAGGGCGCGGTGTCGGTGTACAACCTCGACATGCCCGGCGTGCCGGGGCTGACCGGCAGCCGCACCTATCGCACGGCCGAGGGCTCGGTTGCGGTCCCGGTCACTCCCGCACCGCCGTCGGGAGGGCGCACCGATGAGGTTGCGTTCCCCGCGGTGACGGCGCGGTACGTGCGGATGCTCGGCGTGCGGCCCGATCCGACGTACGGGTATTCCCTGTGGTCGTTCGAAGTCCGCGACGGGGCGAGCGGAACCGATCTCGCCAGGGCGGGTACTGCCTCGGCTTCGTCGGCTTCGCCGGGCAGGGAGGCGAAATACGCGATCGACGGCAATGCCACCACCCGCTGGGCTGTGTCCACAGCGGACCGTCCGCGGGCGGACAGCTGGCTCGCGGTCGATCTCGGCTCGGCAGTGGAGTTCGATCGGGTCAAGATCGTGTGGGAAGCCGCGGCGGGGCGCCGCTACCGCATCGAAACCTCGCCGGACGGGGCCACCTGGACCGAGGCCGCGACCCATCCGCGACCGGCGGTCAGCACCACGGGCGGCTGGCTCGACGTCGACGGCCGTGCCGGGTTCACGGTGACCGGTTCACCGCACCCGATCACCGTCACCGGCGACCAGATCTTGCTGTCCGACGGTGCCGCGGCGCCGCTGCTGGTCGAATGCCATCCCCGCGCCCTTCCCGTTGCGGTGACGAGGCCCGTGGCCGACCTCGCCGCGGTGCGGAGTTCGGTGATCGACGGACACCTCGTCCTGCTCAACCTCTCCGGCTCGACTGCCACGACGACCGTCGCGCTGCCCGCCGCCGATGGTGTGGTCCCGCTGTACCGCGGTGACCAAGTGACCACAAAGGACGGTAGCGCGCTGACCGTTTCGCTGGCCGCGGCGGAAGGGCGGGTCGAACCGGCGTGGTTCACCGTCCGTGTCGACGGCCTGCGGACCGGGCTGCGGGCCTCGGTCGCCGACGCCGCCACGGTCCGGCTCACCGCGCCCGCCGGGGACGTGATCCGGTGCCAGGTACAACCTGCCGGTGAACCCGCGCGGCAGGTCGCGATCCCCGGCGGCCGGACGGTCACGGTCACCGCGCGCACGACCCGGCCGTACCCGCTCGGCGATCTCGCGCTGGGAGCCACGGTGTTCCCGGCGGAGCCGCTGCCCGCCGGAATGTCCGCACCGAGCGCCGCGGTCGACGACAACGACCGGACGTCCTGGCAGCCGGGCACCGATGGCCGGATGGTCGTCGACCTCGGCGCCGTGCGGTCACTCGGCGAGGCCGAACTGACCTGGACCGGCGACCAGGTGCCGGACGTGACCGTCGAAACCAGCGTCGACGGGCGGACCTACACGCCCGCTCCGGCACCACCCCGCCGACGGCGCGGCACGGTGCCGCTCAACGGTTCCGCCCGGTACGTGGCAGTGCGAGTACACGGCACACCGGCGACGACCCTCACCAGCCTCCGGATCAGCTAGGGCCTGTCCGGGAAATCCGACGTACTTCGCCAGTCCGGCGAACAACGCCGGACGGCCCGGTCGGGGGAAGTGCTAGGCCGTCCGGCTGCTGAAGCGCGGCCGAACAGGCAGTTCCGCGCTGCTTTCGGTTGGTTTTTTGTGTGCAGTGGTCTATACCTGTGCAGATACCGCAAAGGTATAGACCACTTCCCCCGTCCGGTCCCCCCCCAGTTCGAAGGAGCCGATCTTGTCTCTGAGACGCTTGCTCGCGGCGGTCGCCGCCACCTTCGCCGCCACCACGATCGCCGTGGTGGTCCCCGCCCAGCCCGCCGTCGCGGCGGAGTGCGTGACCCCGTGGAACGCCAGTGCGGTCTACTGGGGCGGTGACACCGCCTCGTACAACGGGCGCAACTGGTCCGCCAAGTGGTGGACGCAGAACGAAACCCCCGGTACCGCCCAGGTCTGGGCCGACCAGGGCACCTGCGGCGGCTCGACCAACCCGCCGGACCCGTCCGGCTTCGTGGTCAGCCAGGCCCAGTTCAACCAGATGTTCCCGAGCCGGAACCCCTTCTACACCTACAACGGCCTGATCACCGCCCTCGGCGCCTACCCGGCTTTCTCGGGCACCGGCAGCGACACCATCAAGAAGCAGGAGGCGGCGGCCTTCCTGGCGAACGTCAGCCACGAGACCGGCGGCCTGGTCCACATCGTCGAGCAGAACCAGGCGAACTACCCGCACTACTGCGACACGAGCCAGTCCTACGGCTGTCCGGCGGGCAACGCCGCGTACTACGGCCGCGGTCCGATCCAGCTGAGCTGGAACTTCAACTACAAGGCCGCCGGTGACGCGCTGGGCCTGCCGCTGCTGACCAATCCGTGGCTGGTGCAGAACGACGCGGCGGTCGCCTGGAAGACCGCCATCTGGTACTGGATGACCCAGAACGGCCCCGGCACGATGACCCCGCACAACGCGATGGTCAACAGCCGCGGTTTCGGTGAGACCATTCGCAGCATCAACGGCAGCATCGAGTGCAACGGCGGCAATCCCGCCCAGGTGCAGAGCCGGGTGACCAAGTACCAGCAGTTCACCGGCATTCTCGGCGTCGCGCCCGGCGGCAACCTCTACTGCTGACCCGTGCGCCGGACCGGGCCCCGCACCGCCCACGACGCGGTGCGGGGCCCTTCCGGCTGTTATCGGCCGTCAGCGGTGCGTTCCCGGGGTGTGCCCGAAGGCGCGCCGGAAGACGTCGATGAACGCGCTGGCCGACGACCACCCGCAGGCGTGCGCCACGGTGGTCACCGGGGTGTTTTCGGCCAGCAGCACGAGCGCGCGGTGCAGCCGCAGCTGGGTGCGCCACTGCGGGAAGGTCATCCCGAGGTCGGCCTTGAACAGCCGGGCCAGGGTGCGGTCGCTCGCGCCGACCCGCGCGCCGAGCGTGGCCAGCGTCCGGTTGTCGGCCGGGTCGGCGTGCAGGAGCGCGCACAGCTCGCGCAGCCGGGGGTCGGTGGGCGTCGGCAGGTGCAGCGGTTGCTGCGGTGAGGCGCGGAGCTGGTCGAGCAGGACCGCGCGCAGCCGCCGCCGTTCCGCGGAGTCGTCGTGCGGCGGGCGGGTGTAGGCGAGGATCAGTTCACGCAGCAGCGGCCCTACGGCCAGCACGGTGGGTTCGGCCAGGCCCAGCGGGTTGTCGGTGGCGGGCAGCCCGACCAGGTGCAGTTCGAGCGCGCCGTGCGCCTGGTGGGCGTGCACGGTGCCGGCGGGCACCCAGATGGCGCGGGTGGCGGGGGCGACCCAGGAACCCCGGTCGGTCGTGATGGCCAGGACACCGCGGGCGGCGTAGACGATCTGGTGGTCGTCGTGCCGGTGCGCGTCGATGCCGGTACCCGGGGCCAGCGGCTGCATCCGGGTCGGAGCTACCGGCATGTGGCGGATTTCCGACATAGGCTGGCATTTTATCGGAAGTGCGACACCGGCCGGGACGGCGAGCATGATCGGGTGTCTCGGAACAAGTCGATCATCCTGCTGTCGGCAGGGCATGCCTGCGTGGACGTCTACCAGGGTTCGGTGGCCGCGCTGGTGCCCTTCTTCGTCGCCGAGCGCGCCTACGGGTACGCGGCGGTGTCGGGCATCGTGCTCGCGGCTTCTCTGTTGTCCTCGGTCGCGCAGCCGTTGTTCGGCGCGCTGACCGACCGGTGGGCGATGCCGTGGCTGCTGCCGGTGAGCACCTTTCTCGGCGGGCTGGGCATCGCGCTGAGCGGGATCAGCGGTTCCTACGCGCTGACGCTGGTTTTTGTGGCGGTGTCCGGCATCGGGGTTGCCGCCTACCACCCGGAGGCCGCGCGGGTGGCGCGGATCGCCGGCGAGGGCAGGCACACCGCGATGGGCTGGTTCTCCCTCGGCGGGAACCTCGGATTCGCCGTCGCGCCCCTGATGGTCACCGCGGTCGTGGCGGCCGGTGGGTTGCGGCTGTCCCCGTTGCTGGTGGTGCCCGCCCTGGCCGGCAGCGTGCTGTGCCTGCCCGTCCTGCGGGCGCTGCACAGGCCCGCGCGCACCAGCGCTGGCATGACGGGCTCCGGCCGTGCCGACGACAAGGTTTCGTTCGGGAAGCTGTCCCTGGTGGTGGTTTTCCGCTCGATCGTGTTCGTCGGGCTCGGCACGTTCATCTCGCTCTACGCCCAGCAGCGCGTCGCGGGCGGAGTCGTGGCGGGCAGCGTGTCGCTGTTCCTGCTCTACCTCGGCGGGGCCGTGGGCACCGTGCTGGGGAGCAGGCTGGCCAACCGCTGGGACCGGGTCGCCGTGGTGCGCTGGTCGTACCTGTGCACCATCGGCACGCTCGCGGGCGTCGTGTTCGTGCCCGGTCCGCTGTTCCACGTGTTCGTCCTGCTGACCTCGGCCGGTCTCTACGTCCCGTTCTCCCTGCAGGTCACGCTCGCGCAGGACTACCTGCCCACGCGGGTCGGCACGGCCGGCGGTGTCACCCTGGGGCTTACCGTCAGCATCGGTGGCCTCGCCAGCCCGCTGATCGGCACCCTCGCCGACCACACCTCGCTGCGGACGGCACTCATCCCGTTGATCGTGCTGCCCGCGCTGAGCTGGCTCGTGGCCCGCACGCTGCCGGAACCCGCCGTCGCGGGGCGGGTTCCCGTTTCCCCGCGAGCCTGACCGGTGTGCTGTCAACCCCCCAAATCTTGGTGTTCACGATCTCCCCTGGCCGGGCGATTCTTCTTGTCGTGTCCGGCACCAACATCAACAAGAGGGGGATCAACCATGTCAGCGCGAACAAGGATGGGAACCAGGATCGGCGCCGCGCTCGCGGTCGCCGCGGCGGCGTTCGCGTTCACCGCCGCCCCGGCCCAGGCCGCCGCGGGCAACGCGGACCTGTTGTGGCACAACGCGAAGACCGGCGAGCTGGGCGCCTGGCTGACCGACGGTCACGGGAAGGTGGTGGGGGAGAACAGATTGTCCTGGCCGTGCGGGCCCGAATGCGCGAGCCAGTGGCGCGTGGTCGGCGGCGGTGACTTCAACAACGACTTCACCTCCGACGTGCTGTGGCACAACGCCACCACGGGCGAGCTGTCCGCGTGGATCCTGGACGGCAAGGGCACCGTCACCTCGGCGCTGAAACTGGACTGGACGTGTGGCCCCGCGTGCGCGAGCCAGTGGAAGGCCGTCGCGATCGGCGACTTCAACGCCGACAACAAGTCGGACATCGTGTGGCACAACGCGTCCACCGGTGCGGTGAGCACGTGGCTGCTCGACGGCAAGGGGCACGTGACCGGCGATCCCAGCCTCTCCTGGACGTGCGGCCCCGGCTGTGCCAATCAGTGGAAGGTGACCGGTGCCGGTGATCTCAACGAGGACCACCTCGACGACCTGTTGTGGCACAACGCCACCACCGGCGAGGTGTCGGCGTGGCTGACCAACGGCAAGCAGACGGTGACCGGTGCGCTGAAGCTGTCCTGGACGTGCGGGCCGGACTGCGCGAACCAGTGGAAGATCGTCGCGGTCAACGACTTCAGCAACGACTTCAAGAACGATGTGGCCTGGCACAACGCCACCACGGGTGAGGTCGCGACGTGGACGCTGGACGGCAAGGGCGGTGTCACCGGTGACCCGCGCCTGTCCTGGACGTGCGGCGCCGGCTGCGCGAACGACTGGAAGGCCGTCGCCACCGGCAACTTCGGCTGAAGCCGGAAGAGATCGTGGGGATCGACTCAGGCCATGCTGAACTTCTCGGCGTGCACCTGGCTGTTGGGCACGTTCAGCGCCCGCAGCGACTTCTCCACGGCAGCCGTCATCGCGGGCGGGCCGCAGACGTAGACGTCCCGCTCCGCGATGTCGGGAACCAACTGGTGCAGGGCGCCCGGCTCGAACGGCCGGGCGCCCTGCGCGGTCCGGCCGGTGAGCAGGTGCAACCGGCCGCGGCGGACCTCGACCAGCTGCCGAACCTCGTGCAGGAGTACGGCTTCGCGCTCGTCACGGACTCGGTAGAGCACCACGACGTTGCCGGTCGGATCGGCTTCCAGCAGTGCGCGGATCGGGGTGATGCCCACGCCGCCGGCGATCAGCAGGATGCCGTGCTTGGTCCGGTGCCGTGCGGTGAACGAGCCGTACGGACCTTCCATGAACACCCTGGTCCCCGCCTTCAGCTGCCGCAGGCCGGCGCTGCCGCTGCCGACCGCCTTGGCGGTCAGGCGCAGCGACCGGCCGTTGGGCGCGGCCGACAGCGAGAACGGGTTGGCCAGCCACCAGTGCCGGTGCCCGGGGAACCGCCAGATCGAGAACTGGCCGGGTTGCGCGGGAAGCTTGTCCAGGTGGCGGCCGGTGATGTGCACCGACACGACGTCGTGTGCTTCCGGCACGACCGCGGCGACCTGGAACCGGTGGTAGGCGTTGCGCCAGACCGGCAGGATGATCCGCCCGGTGACCAGGGAGCCGATGGCCAGCAACCACAGCGCCCACCAGTAGGCCATCGCGAACGTGGACGACCAGAACGTCGTCGTCTCCAGCAACTGGTGGACGAAGGCCAGCACCAGTGCGAGGTACAGCGACATGTGCAGTCCGTGCCAGACCTCGTACCGCAGCTTGCGGCGCACGTACCGCATCGAGACCGCCGCGGTCAGCACCACGAGGGCGGCGGCGAGCATGCCCAGCAGTGAAGCCGGGACCCCGGCCAGCGCCAAGAACGTCTTCCCCGCCGAGACGCCGTCCAGCGCCGCGTAACCGAGCACGACGATCGTCGCGTGGGTGAGCACGGTCCAGAACATGGTGAACCCGATCCACCGGTGCCACACCGTCAACCGGTCCATGCCGATCCGCCGGTCGAGCCACGGCAGCCTGGCCACCAGCAGCAACTGGCAGATCAGCAGCAGGGCGGCGTGCAGGCCGAAGAACTTGGCCACGGTGAGGAGGTCGTTCTTGCCCGTGCCCGAGGTGAAGAACAGGAACTCGACGATCGCCACGTTGACGACCAGGAACGCCCACAGCGCCAGCCGTGCCTGAACCACCGGCGACAACGAGCCTCGCCGTACCTGTGCGCTCGTCGCCACTTCGCTACCTCTCGCCGTGTGGTCGAATCGGGGGGCAAGTATGTACTGAGCGACGCGAGTGCGCCAGGCCCGTTGATCAAGCCGGAACCGGTCGTGGAAAGCTCGATCGGTGAACTCAGTTGTCTTCCGGCGGCGGACGATCCGTGGTCTGAGCACCTTGCTCGGCGCGACCGCGGTGCTCGCCGCCTGCACCAGCCCCGAGCCGTCGCCGCCTCCCGCTCCTTCGCCGTCCGCGACCAGCGCGGAGCCCGGCTGCCCGGAGCCGGGAGTCAGGATCACCGCCGGTGAGGTGGACGGCGCCATGGGCCTGCGGGCGCTCGGGATCGTCCTGACCAACTGCGGTACCCGCGACTACACCGCGAACGGCTTTCCCGTGGTGCGGGTACTGGACGCGGAGCGGCAGCCGCTCGACATCACGGTC
The genomic region above belongs to Amycolatopsis sp. YIM 10 and contains:
- a CDS encoding carboxymuconolactone decarboxylase family protein, yielding MSTERMPNPAMLVPGAMEALMAVNRAIEGSGVDGGLLALSHLRASQLNGCGPCVAGGVHQARRNGVTDDQVHAVAAWRETPWFSDEQRAALALTEAVTRLADRPDPVPDQVWDVAAKHFDHRELAALLLNIAITNAFNRLNAPTRQQAGQW
- a CDS encoding tetratricopeptide repeat protein, with the protein product MSSPQERLVAQLAKIKELSGLSLRALATKAGLSSSSLSRYLTGRLVPPWEAVVALCRVVARDPRPLRPLWAEATKAGAAPPPRRNDLPADLFDFTGREAESARVEELLSTAGAVAIDGMGGVGKTSLAVHVGHRLASAYPDAGLYLDLHGFTPGQEPLEPRTALGRLLAALDVTRPPDDTAERAALWRSELSRRRALVVLDNAVDAEQVRPLLPGAGKSAVLITSRHRLVSLDGVPPVSLEPLADADAADLFGRAAGLALAGEDAVGQVLEQCGGLPLALRMAGARLRHRPGWTVAVLAERLRDNAGRFDAVFGMSSQQLDATQRRVFRLLGVLPGEDFDAAAAGALAGLRPAEVDAVLEELVDAHLVQELSPGRYRMHDLIRRYAADLAAEEDAGQADAAVRRVLDHYLAQAVAHEQTLPSPHRAQPSPGDPARAMAWFDLEYTNLIAAFDAAVRLGVDEVVAALPQAMRVWFFRHRGTDDQARLLEAAAAAAGRLGRGQERASLLSDLGFTRAAAGRLTEALSAYDQAERSEPDDQLAAGLALRLGFVRRDLGDLDAARTQFRRARELFEKLGQRPGQTQALAFDGWVTFHLGQPTEAIELARASVAMADGPGRITGLVTLGVALAPDDPAESQRALHEALHLAEQHNLQHNQAWCHNYLGVALRVAGSPEKALEHHRRAFELLEPLAEVQLEIDCLHSYAETCRAAGRSEEALALLDRIIELARKLNRPHDENLARTARNAIENNR
- a CDS encoding RNA polymerase sigma factor, with the protein product MPPTTNERLTDAALMDAVRAGNLLAYGVLCQRHAEHAHGFAKGLHQLLATIHRLAGDQPGVPTAEENLVRRWYAQLADTAFRQLPPRWQLVLWHLETGRSSTEDLAAVLGTSPGGAAALIKRVRADIQARTPFADRCPAWPQTRIWLGEPRSRHRDPDAEEHIATCASCLSASIRLLKAKPPRSR
- a CDS encoding discoidin domain-containing protein yields the protein MSTEPSRRRVLQAFGAGGLALVAAGLVTPAARARQSTALEGRRGPAPDEVAATYHAALLRHTRWAEQQFDQAAGIYPAKDFTFAVVLGNAVLLTRDGYDATVAGVERDVLHRHTVDTIRHFARSNRVTGGTEWGRRLFFDTTFQSYFQLAGRLLWADLDAATRANLDRIAIGQSDYTADLGSGDDPMSGDWTPRGLSGGYAGDTKLEEMGVYTQALAPGIAWAPSEPRAAAWREWFGRWSRNEAGLPPADLANPRLVDGVPISANTAENLYDTFLVENHGSFGPHYQEELWRTSGRNALHFLLAGQPLPEVLTAQPNGERLWHTMLLMASDAGEPLMPMVADREHLYGRDVLPLAFRAQVLGDRYAARAEAQLAERLQPYQAYPPVDRLTKFSGEPKYEPEARAEIAISYLLHEWRASHGGPVEPVSQAEFDAHAVGTRDFGAAPGLLVHRSPAAWAAAVSKPGYTKFAWQPRHDDWLFGVSGSTPMFLPSTSLKVTERHAVAWTKVRHGFDATAAVLKFDNGYAGFATLPSGAAVYATTGLAAGEGAVSVYNLDMPGVPGLTGSRTYRTAEGSVAVPVTPAPPSGGRTDEVAFPAVTARYVRMLGVRPDPTYGYSLWSFEVRDGASGTDLARAGTASASSASPGREAKYAIDGNATTRWAVSTADRPRADSWLAVDLGSAVEFDRVKIVWEAAAGRRYRIETSPDGATWTEAATHPRPAVSTTGGWLDVDGRAGFTVTGSPHPITVTGDQILLSDGAAAPLLVECHPRALPVAVTRPVADLAAVRSSVIDGHLVLLNLSGSTATTTVALPAADGVVPLYRGDQVTTKDGSALTVSLAAAEGRVEPAWFTVRVDGLRTGLRASVADAATVRLTAPAGDVIRCQVQPAGEPARQVAIPGGRTVTVTARTTRPYPLGDLALGATVFPAEPLPAGMSAPSAAVDDNDRTSWQPGTDGRMVVDLGAVRSLGEAELTWTGDQVPDVTVETSVDGRTYTPAPAPPRRRRGTVPLNGSARYVAVRVHGTPATTLTSLRIS
- a CDS encoding glycoside hydrolase family 19 protein, whose translation is MSLRRLLAAVAATFAATTIAVVVPAQPAVAAECVTPWNASAVYWGGDTASYNGRNWSAKWWTQNETPGTAQVWADQGTCGGSTNPPDPSGFVVSQAQFNQMFPSRNPFYTYNGLITALGAYPAFSGTGSDTIKKQEAAAFLANVSHETGGLVHIVEQNQANYPHYCDTSQSYGCPAGNAAYYGRGPIQLSWNFNYKAAGDALGLPLLTNPWLVQNDAAVAWKTAIWYWMTQNGPGTMTPHNAMVNSRGFGETIRSINGSIECNGGNPAQVQSRVTKYQQFTGILGVAPGGNLYC
- a CDS encoding helix-turn-helix transcriptional regulator, giving the protein MSEIRHMPVAPTRMQPLAPGTGIDAHRHDDHQIVYAARGVLAITTDRGSWVAPATRAIWVPAGTVHAHQAHGALELHLVGLPATDNPLGLAEPTVLAVGPLLRELILAYTRPPHDDSAERRRLRAVLLDQLRASPQQPLHLPTPTDPRLRELCALLHADPADNRTLATLGARVGASDRTLARLFKADLGMTFPQWRTQLRLHRALVLLAENTPVTTVAHACGWSSASAFIDVFRRAFGHTPGTHR